The following are from one region of the Blastocatellia bacterium genome:
- a CDS encoding cation diffusion facilitator family transporter, whose translation MTGVDAKQRIAAAHRDEAAAKNQAARLSILAAAFLIAIKSITGLLTGSISVWASLLDSLMDIFASVVNFFAVRAAARPADEDHTYGHGKAESLAGLFQAMVITASGLFLIREAIKRIREPREIASEWLGIGTMAIAIGVSLALVARLRKVARDTESPAMAADAVHYASDIYTNGSALVALAVVYFSGWKIVDPLISITISLYILWSAFTVAREAVDILMDRRLPQEIDEQVAAVVSRYQGQGVFGFHDLRTRRSGSLKFIDLHLDVERRLTFEQAHAVSVRVLREIEAEIPRSRVSIHTDPAEKEGLSRQEAGSRRQADVAKDQHQQNS comes from the coding sequence ATGACCGGCGTTGATGCGAAACAGCGGATTGCCGCCGCGCACCGCGACGAGGCGGCGGCAAAGAATCAGGCGGCGCGGTTATCCATCCTCGCCGCCGCCTTCCTCATCGCCATCAAATCGATCACCGGCTTGCTCACCGGCTCGATCAGCGTCTGGGCGTCGCTGCTCGATTCGCTGATGGACATCTTCGCCTCGGTGGTCAACTTCTTCGCGGTGCGCGCGGCGGCGCGGCCCGCCGACGAAGATCACACCTACGGTCACGGCAAGGCCGAATCGCTCGCCGGATTGTTCCAGGCTATGGTAATCACGGCGTCGGGCCTCTTCCTGATCCGCGAAGCGATCAAGCGCATCCGCGAGCCGCGCGAGATCGCTTCTGAATGGCTCGGCATCGGCACGATGGCCATCGCCATCGGGGTGAGCCTGGCGCTGGTGGCGCGCTTGCGCAAAGTCGCTCGCGACACGGAATCGCCGGCGATGGCTGCGGACGCCGTGCATTATGCGTCGGACATCTACACCAACGGCAGCGCCCTGGTGGCGCTCGCCGTGGTTTACTTCAGCGGCTGGAAGATCGTTGACCCGCTCATCTCGATTACGATTTCGCTCTACATCCTCTGGTCGGCGTTCACGGTGGCGCGCGAAGCCGTAGACATTCTGATGGATCGTCGCTTGCCGCAAGAGATCGATGAGCAAGTCGCCGCCGTCGTCAGCCGTTATCAAGGACAAGGCGTCTTTGGCTTCCACGATCTGCGAACGCGACGTTCGGGCTCGCTGAAGTTCATTGACCTGCACCTCGACGTCGAGCGCCGCCTGACCTTCGAGCAGGCGCACGCCGTATCGGTGCGCGTGCTGCGCGAGATCGAAGCCGAAATCCCGCGCTCGCGCGTCAGCATCCATACTGACCCCGCGGAGAAGGAAGGGCTAAGTAGGCAGGAAGCAGGAAGCAGGAGGCAGGCTGACGTTGCAAAAGATCAGCATCAGCAGAATAGCTGA